The following coding sequences lie in one Candidatus Planktophila sulfonica genomic window:
- a CDS encoding dihydrodipicolinate synthase family protein produces the protein MTNPWNGVLTATATPFKSDLSVDYDKYAEHVAWLAANGTHGVIPNGSLGEYQVLTAEERAKMVEVAVAAAPKGFSVVPGVAAYGAAESRKWAEHAQNAGAGAVMLLPPNAYRASDDEVIAHYKEVAKVGIPIIAYNNPFDTKVDLTPKLVARIADEVPNVVAIKEFSGDVRRIWQIKKLAPRIEVIVGADDVFLELSTAGISGWIAGFPNALPKESMELYNLATSGNFKEAAPMYAALHDVFHWDSKKEFIQAIKLGMDHVGRYGGPTRLPRLPLPKHEQEQIHREMDVALAYFKNR, from the coding sequence ATGACTAACCCATGGAATGGCGTTCTTACCGCCACAGCGACCCCGTTCAAATCTGATCTCTCTGTTGATTACGACAAGTATGCAGAACATGTTGCATGGCTTGCAGCTAACGGAACGCATGGTGTTATTCCGAACGGTTCGCTTGGCGAGTATCAAGTACTTACAGCTGAAGAGCGCGCAAAGATGGTTGAAGTTGCGGTAGCTGCTGCTCCAAAGGGTTTCAGCGTTGTTCCTGGCGTAGCCGCGTACGGCGCAGCCGAGTCACGTAAATGGGCAGAGCATGCACAGAATGCTGGTGCAGGCGCTGTCATGTTGCTTCCACCTAACGCATATCGCGCTTCAGATGACGAAGTGATTGCGCATTACAAAGAGGTAGCAAAGGTTGGAATCCCAATCATCGCCTACAACAATCCTTTTGATACAAAGGTAGATCTGACTCCGAAGTTAGTTGCCCGTATTGCTGATGAAGTTCCAAACGTGGTCGCAATCAAGGAATTCTCAGGCGATGTTCGTCGTATCTGGCAGATCAAGAAGCTTGCCCCTCGTATTGAGGTAATTGTGGGCGCAGATGACGTATTCCTCGAACTCTCAACCGCTGGAATTTCAGGTTGGATTGCAGGATTCCCAAATGCTCTTCCTAAGGAATCTATGGAGCTTTATAACCTTGCCACATCAGGAAACTTCAAAGAGGCAGCTCCGATGTACGCAGCACTTCATGATGTCTTCCACTGGGATTCTAAAAAGGAATTCATTCAGGCGATTAAGTTGGGCATGGATCACGTCGGTCGATATGGCGGTCCTACACGACTTCCACGTCTACCTCTTCCAAAGCATGAGCAAGAGCAGATTCATCGTGAGATGGATGTAGCGCTGGCTTACTTTAAGAATCGCTAA
- a CDS encoding NAD(P)/FAD-dependent oxidoreductase: MIIVIGAGPAGLAAAEAASRNGTDVALIDSAPRKGGQYWRHQTAVKGYRSNRADTLFAKIENASSITHISEATVWSIEKDGNLFRVNYLQGGQESSLTAEKLILATGAYDRSLPFPGWDKPGSMTPGAAQSLLKGHGVLAGKKVVVAGTGPFLLPVATGLAESGAEIVGLYDANTPLRWALSPHALLLNPSKFLELIYYARLLKRFSVTPQFKRAVSSFSEGSATISRVNSKFNIVAKRDKSRLVDVVAAGWGFTPDLSLGGIVGCAQRVDVDGTTIFSVDDAQRSSVENVWIAGEATGIGGADLSLIEGEIAGLSASGQGVRPLLNFNRMRKQIFANALKRSYPIRDGWQSWSDDTTTICRCEEVKMSEIRESVTELGAEDSRTAKLFTRAGMGLCQGRICSRNVSEIVAGLTHCTVSDGERIASSNRPIASPISLGLLGDGKK; the protein is encoded by the coding sequence ATGATTATCGTTATTGGTGCGGGTCCTGCTGGGCTTGCTGCGGCTGAGGCCGCTTCTCGAAATGGAACAGATGTGGCACTCATTGACTCTGCACCTCGCAAAGGTGGTCAGTACTGGCGTCACCAAACTGCGGTTAAAGGGTACAGAAGCAATCGCGCTGACACATTGTTTGCAAAGATTGAGAATGCGTCTTCGATAACCCATATTTCAGAGGCAACTGTCTGGAGTATTGAAAAGGATGGCAATCTATTTCGAGTGAACTATCTGCAAGGCGGGCAAGAGAGTTCGTTGACAGCCGAGAAACTCATCCTTGCAACGGGTGCATACGATCGTTCACTTCCATTTCCTGGTTGGGATAAGCCAGGGTCAATGACTCCAGGTGCGGCACAATCCTTACTTAAAGGTCATGGAGTATTGGCAGGAAAGAAAGTGGTAGTTGCTGGAACTGGACCTTTCTTATTGCCTGTTGCGACCGGCTTAGCTGAATCAGGTGCGGAAATCGTTGGTCTCTACGATGCAAATACTCCGTTGCGCTGGGCACTGTCACCGCACGCTTTATTGCTCAACCCATCCAAATTCCTTGAACTTATTTACTACGCAAGACTTTTGAAGAGATTCAGTGTCACGCCGCAATTCAAACGAGCTGTCTCTTCCTTCTCGGAAGGTTCAGCGACCATTTCCCGAGTTAACTCAAAGTTCAATATCGTGGCCAAACGAGATAAGTCGCGCCTCGTAGATGTCGTTGCAGCCGGATGGGGTTTTACGCCCGATCTCTCACTTGGGGGAATTGTTGGATGCGCACAACGAGTTGATGTTGACGGAACCACCATTTTTTCGGTCGATGATGCGCAGCGAAGTTCTGTAGAAAATGTATGGATCGCAGGAGAAGCAACTGGAATCGGCGGAGCAGATCTTTCCCTCATTGAAGGAGAAATTGCCGGATTATCCGCATCCGGTCAAGGTGTTCGCCCACTGCTTAATTTCAATCGAATGCGGAAGCAGATTTTTGCAAATGCTCTGAAACGCTCATATCCAATTCGTGATGGTTGGCAGAGCTGGTCAGACGATACGACGACTATCTGTCGTTGCGAAGAAGTAAAGATGAGTGAAATACGTGAATCAGTAACCGAACTCGGTGCCGAAGATTCTCGTACGGCGAAACTATTTACTCGCGCCGGCATGGGCCTATGCCAAGGCAGAATCTGTTCTCGGAATGTTTCAGAGATTGTCGCAGGCCTTACTCATTGCACTGTTTCTGATGGAGAACGAATTGCTTCAAGCAACCGACCTATTGCTAGCCCTATCTCACTCGGACTTCTTGGAGATGGAAAAAAGTAG
- a CDS encoding (2Fe-2S)-binding protein: protein MTKEISFTFNGKEFSCQPGQSIAAALIASDTRELRTTRFGNEARSIFCGIGICYDCVVVVDGVANQRSCLIEAKQGMNVESAP, encoded by the coding sequence ATGACGAAAGAGATCTCATTTACTTTCAACGGAAAAGAGTTCAGCTGCCAACCAGGACAAAGTATCGCTGCAGCCCTCATAGCTTCTGATACCCGAGAACTTCGCACTACGCGATTTGGCAATGAGGCCCGTTCAATCTTCTGCGGCATTGGTATCTGTTATGACTGTGTTGTAGTAGTTGATGGGGTTGCAAACCAACGCTCATGCCTCATTGAAGCAAAGCAAGGAATGAATGTGGAGAGTGCTCCATGA
- a CDS encoding NAD(P)/FAD-dependent oxidoreductase, protein MKNPDAIVIGAGIVGASVALSLTNAGFKVLVIDRGAVSSGTTGAGEGNILVSDKDPGPELTLALRSRDLWFEMQDDVGDTFELEAKGGVVVARNDDGPLMILASEQSNHGVTIQKLDHTSLHELEPYLDQRYQSGVFYPQDSQCQPMLAAAHVIRTVVQRGGAFISQAKVTRILVNQGAVTGIETTQGNFSAPIIVNATGTWAGELAQMAGSHLPIAPRKGFILVTEPTKKYVFHKVYDSDYVANVASSDADLQTSTVVEGTRAGTILIGASRERVGFDGSMNYEILRRLAAQATSLFPVLRDVQLLRAYRGFRPYAPDHLPVIGEDATVKGLWHSAGHEGAGIGLAPGSAALITDAILGRESFMDGSAFSPARFEKVSL, encoded by the coding sequence ATGAAAAACCCTGACGCAATTGTTATTGGCGCGGGGATAGTGGGCGCTTCGGTTGCACTTTCGCTTACCAACGCTGGATTTAAAGTTTTAGTCATTGATCGCGGAGCTGTGTCGAGCGGAACAACTGGCGCAGGCGAAGGCAACATTCTTGTCTCAGATAAAGATCCTGGTCCAGAACTAACGTTGGCGCTTCGCTCTCGTGATCTATGGTTTGAAATGCAAGACGATGTTGGCGATACCTTTGAACTCGAAGCCAAGGGCGGAGTAGTTGTTGCGCGCAACGATGATGGCCCATTGATGATATTGGCGTCTGAACAAAGTAACCATGGCGTGACGATTCAGAAGTTAGACCACACATCTCTTCATGAGTTGGAACCTTACCTAGACCAGAGATACCAGTCTGGGGTTTTCTACCCCCAAGATTCTCAATGCCAACCGATGCTGGCTGCAGCTCATGTGATTCGCACGGTCGTACAACGTGGTGGAGCATTTATCTCTCAAGCCAAGGTCACCAGAATTCTTGTTAACCAAGGTGCAGTAACAGGTATCGAGACAACTCAGGGCAATTTCTCGGCACCGATTATCGTCAACGCAACAGGAACATGGGCGGGGGAGTTGGCACAGATGGCTGGTTCGCATCTGCCCATCGCTCCACGTAAAGGTTTCATTCTCGTCACCGAGCCAACAAAGAAGTACGTCTTCCATAAAGTCTATGACTCTGACTATGTCGCAAATGTTGCAAGCAGTGATGCCGATTTGCAGACCAGTACAGTCGTTGAAGGAACACGCGCCGGAACAATCCTCATTGGTGCAAGCCGAGAACGTGTTGGTTTTGATGGGTCAATGAATTATGAAATCCTACGTCGCCTTGCTGCTCAAGCCACTTCGCTCTTTCCTGTGCTTCGAGATGTACAACTGCTTCGCGCGTATCGCGGCTTTCGCCCCTACGCACCAGATCATCTTCCGGTAATCGGTGAAGATGCAACAGTTAAAGGCCTTTGGCATTCGGCGGGCCATGAAGGCGCCGGAATTGGATTGGCGCCGGGTTCTGCAGCGCTCATTACCGATGCAATTCTCGGGCGTGAATCGTTTATGGATGGATCCGCATTTTCACCTGCAAGGTTCGAGAAAGTTTCGCTATGA
- a CDS encoding HIT family protein: MSDCIFCKIVEGSIPSYKVYEDEHCYAFLDIFPANRGHTLVIPKNHVKDIHEADAQTYGRVASTAKVVADLLYAQLGSEGTSVFQMNRDAGWQTVFHLHMHVIPRWENDGLHKPWDIAPAAESDLLEVLQQITK; the protein is encoded by the coding sequence ATGTCAGATTGCATTTTCTGCAAGATAGTTGAAGGATCCATTCCTTCATACAAGGTCTATGAAGATGAGCACTGCTACGCATTCCTCGACATATTTCCTGCCAATCGCGGCCACACTCTGGTTATTCCAAAGAACCACGTCAAAGATATTCATGAGGCAGATGCGCAAACTTATGGTCGCGTTGCAAGCACAGCGAAAGTTGTGGCCGATCTCCTGTATGCGCAGCTTGGCTCAGAAGGCACATCTGTTTTTCAGATGAACCGAGATGCTGGGTGGCAGACCGTTTTTCACTTGCATATGCACGTCATTCCTCGCTGGGAAAATGACGGTTTGCATAAGCCTTGGGATATCGCGCCAGCGGCAGAGTCTGATCTTCTCGAAGTTCTGCAACAGATTACAAAGTAG
- a CDS encoding oxygenase MpaB family protein — translation MNRLLGALGGNRAADAFRKTVSGDPSGAPVWSKQMAIGSDEGLFGPRSAVWEVHGCIATLVGGIRALLMQAAHPAALTGVAEHSAYDTDPLGRLERTTRWLTITSFGSTEAIEIEARRVREMHKRVTGTFEEKSGSQSPYSASDPRYLLWVHCAFTDSFLRAHEELGYVLPQGADQYVREWSKSAEPLGLTSAPLSKKELADVMASFAQNEVTSIAMTPPIVGFILKPPFSKGGLFFYRILANAAIATIDEPFLSVLGLKPRSKNWLRVSKVLLDFLSYMLGHESPSQKIARQRINALQ, via the coding sequence GTGAATAGATTATTGGGTGCTCTTGGCGGAAATAGAGCTGCCGATGCCTTTCGTAAGACAGTTTCAGGAGATCCCAGTGGTGCGCCTGTTTGGTCAAAGCAGATGGCGATCGGTAGCGATGAAGGGTTATTCGGTCCTCGTAGCGCGGTCTGGGAAGTGCATGGTTGCATTGCAACTCTTGTTGGTGGAATTCGCGCCCTTCTCATGCAGGCAGCGCACCCGGCAGCGCTTACAGGAGTTGCTGAACATTCAGCTTATGACACAGACCCATTGGGTCGATTAGAGCGAACAACTCGTTGGTTAACGATTACTTCTTTTGGTTCGACCGAAGCGATTGAGATTGAAGCGCGACGAGTTCGCGAAATGCATAAGCGAGTCACTGGAACGTTTGAAGAGAAGTCTGGTTCTCAATCTCCATATAGCGCTTCAGATCCGCGGTACTTGCTCTGGGTTCACTGCGCCTTCACAGATTCATTTCTTCGTGCGCATGAAGAACTCGGTTATGTCTTACCTCAGGGGGCAGATCAGTATGTTCGCGAATGGTCAAAGAGTGCAGAACCTCTCGGGCTCACTTCAGCACCTCTTTCTAAGAAGGAACTCGCAGATGTGATGGCTAGCTTTGCGCAGAATGAAGTAACTTCTATTGCAATGACTCCACCAATAGTCGGCTTCATTCTCAAACCTCCATTTAGCAAAGGTGGTCTTTTCTTCTACAGGATTTTGGCAAACGCAGCCATAGCCACAATTGATGAACCCTTTCTCTCTGTCCTTGGATTAAAGCCTCGATCAAAGAATTGGCTTCGAGTAAGTAAGGTGCTTTTGGATTTCCTTTCTTACATGTTGGGCCATGAATCTCCGAGCCAGAAGATTGCGCGACAAAGAATCAACGCTCTACAGTGA
- a CDS encoding arginase family protein produces the protein MKLPHDPLWPRAQSLFSAEVSGHSDVTLVGIPASQTSLSPSSAHETPAAIRSALLRYSTAHSDPRVSLERLILRDAGNVSSPDSNEQITIEQLTKLKAETELLISLGGDNSVSYSAFKATGATGLITFDAHYDLRDGISNGSPVRRLVEAGLDGKKVVQIGIADFSNSVEYAKRAKDFGITVIPRSSLRARTISDVWAEALAIAGSKIFVDFDMDVCDRSVVPACPAAAPGGISADEIRQFAFLAGSSTGVVGADITEIDSTKDSSDERTVRLAALVVLEMIAGLSTRE, from the coding sequence ATGAAATTGCCTCATGACCCTCTCTGGCCAAGAGCGCAATCACTTTTTAGCGCTGAAGTCAGCGGTCATTCGGATGTCACACTAGTTGGAATTCCAGCGTCGCAAACAAGTTTGAGTCCTTCGTCAGCTCATGAAACACCCGCGGCAATTCGAAGCGCGCTCTTGCGATATTCGACTGCGCATTCAGATCCACGTGTTTCACTTGAAAGATTAATTCTGCGCGATGCGGGCAATGTTTCTTCACCTGATAGCAACGAACAAATTACAATTGAGCAATTGACCAAGTTGAAAGCGGAGACAGAACTTCTCATTTCTTTAGGCGGAGACAATTCTGTTTCCTATTCAGCATTTAAAGCCACGGGTGCAACTGGTCTGATTACCTTTGATGCCCATTACGACCTACGCGATGGCATTAGCAATGGTTCACCTGTTCGTCGCCTCGTCGAAGCTGGATTAGATGGAAAGAAAGTTGTACAAATCGGCATTGCAGATTTCTCTAATTCTGTTGAATATGCGAAGCGCGCTAAAGATTTCGGAATCACGGTAATCCCACGTTCCTCTCTTCGTGCAAGGACCATAAGCGATGTATGGGCTGAAGCTCTAGCAATTGCTGGAAGTAAGATCTTTGTAGATTTCGATATGGACGTCTGTGATCGTTCCGTCGTTCCCGCCTGTCCTGCGGCAGCTCCTGGCGGAATAAGTGCAGATGAAATCCGACAATTTGCATTTCTGGCAGGTAGCTCTACGGGAGTAGTGGGCGCCGACATTACAGAGATTGATTCAACGAAGGATTCGAGCGATGAAAGAACTGTTCGACTGGCAGCGCTTGTAGTTCTAGAAATGATTGCGGGTTTATCGACGCGTGAATAG
- the hutU gene encoding urocanate hydratase, with protein sequence MTSGPRPVRAPRGTTKSAVGWGQEAALRMLQNNLDPEVAEHPDKLVVYGGTGKAARNWESFDALVKTLTHLKDDETMLVQSGKPVGVFQTHEWAPRVLLANSNLVGDWATWPEFRRLEDLGLTMYGQMTAGSWIYIGTQGILQGTYETFAAVAEKHFGGTLAGTLTVTGGCGGMGGAQPLAVTMNEGTCLIIDVDGSRLKRRVSKRYLDVIADNLEDAVSMAVKAKSEKKAISIGLVGNSATVLPQLFAMGVPIDIVTDQTSAHDPLFYIPEGIDINDARDSADRNPVDFAKRAKESMAKHVEAMVNFQDKGAVVFDYGNSIRDEARQGGYQRAFEFPGFIPAYIRPLFCEGKGPFRWVALSGDPKDIARTDQAVLELFPENKHLHRWIKMAQDRVEFEGLPARICWLGYGERDKAGLKFNDLVASGEVSAPIVIGRDHLDCGSVASPYRESEAMLDGSDAIADWPLLNAMINISSGASWVSIHHGGGVGIGRSIHAGQVSVADGTPLAAQKLERVLTNDPGMGVIRHVDAGYEHAKEVAIDKGVHVPMLNGAPIK encoded by the coding sequence ATGACTTCAGGACCTCGCCCCGTAAGAGCACCTCGCGGAACAACAAAGAGTGCTGTTGGATGGGGGCAAGAAGCCGCACTCCGAATGTTGCAGAACAATCTCGACCCCGAAGTGGCAGAACATCCCGACAAATTAGTTGTCTATGGCGGTACAGGTAAAGCTGCTCGCAACTGGGAATCATTCGATGCTCTCGTTAAGACGCTTACTCATCTCAAAGATGATGAAACCATGTTGGTTCAATCAGGTAAGCCTGTCGGCGTATTTCAAACCCATGAGTGGGCTCCTCGCGTTCTGCTCGCGAATTCAAACCTAGTTGGCGATTGGGCAACGTGGCCTGAGTTCCGCCGTCTTGAAGATCTTGGCCTCACCATGTACGGACAGATGACTGCAGGTTCTTGGATCTACATTGGAACTCAAGGAATCTTGCAGGGAACATACGAAACTTTTGCAGCCGTTGCCGAGAAACATTTTGGAGGCACTCTTGCGGGAACTCTGACCGTTACCGGTGGTTGTGGCGGAATGGGCGGAGCTCAACCTCTTGCTGTAACAATGAATGAGGGAACATGCCTCATTATCGATGTCGATGGTTCGCGCCTTAAACGTCGTGTCAGCAAAAGATATCTCGATGTCATTGCAGATAACCTCGAAGATGCGGTGTCTATGGCAGTAAAAGCCAAGAGCGAGAAGAAGGCAATCTCAATCGGGCTTGTAGGAAATAGCGCCACAGTTCTCCCCCAGCTTTTTGCCATGGGTGTCCCTATCGATATCGTGACCGATCAAACTTCTGCACACGACCCACTCTTCTATATTCCTGAGGGCATTGATATCAACGATGCGCGAGATAGCGCCGATCGCAATCCAGTCGATTTCGCAAAGCGCGCCAAAGAATCAATGGCAAAGCACGTTGAGGCGATGGTTAACTTCCAAGATAAAGGTGCGGTTGTCTTTGATTACGGAAATTCGATTCGCGATGAAGCCCGCCAAGGTGGTTATCAAAGAGCCTTCGAATTCCCTGGATTCATTCCTGCTTACATTCGTCCACTTTTCTGCGAAGGAAAGGGACCATTTAGATGGGTTGCACTCTCAGGGGACCCAAAAGATATTGCTCGCACCGATCAAGCTGTTCTTGAACTATTCCCAGAAAATAAGCATCTTCATCGTTGGATCAAGATGGCGCAAGACCGCGTTGAGTTTGAAGGCTTGCCAGCACGTATTTGCTGGCTCGGCTACGGCGAACGTGATAAAGCTGGCTTGAAATTTAACGATCTCGTAGCAAGCGGTGAAGTCAGTGCACCAATTGTTATTGGGCGCGACCATCTTGACTGCGGAAGCGTGGCCTCTCCTTATCGTGAATCAGAAGCGATGCTCGATGGGTCAGATGCAATCGCAGACTGGCCACTACTTAATGCCATGATCAATATTTCATCCGGTGCATCTTGGGTCTCCATTCACCATGGTGGCGGCGTCGGCATTGGTCGTTCTATTCACGCCGGTCAAGTAAGCGTTGCAGATGGAACACCACTTGCAGCTCAGAAACTCGAGAGAGTACTAACCAATGACCCTGGCATGGGAGTTATTCGACATGTTGATGCGGGTTATGAACATGCAAAGGAAGTTGCCATCGATAAGGGTGTTCACGTTCCCATGTTGAACGGTGCGCCTATCAAGTGA
- the hutI gene encoding imidazolonepropionase, which yields MSSVAFTNIATLVTNASHGDGTLGVLKGATLVVEDGLIAAITQGRPSGVDNEIDCSGKTLLPGFVDSHSHLIFAGDRAEEFSARSRGEKYTAGGIASTVGATRAASDSDLAHNAQRLLNEALSSGTTTIEIKSGYGLTAADESRSIEIAKSFTDETTLLAAHVIPQEYKQDPDAYVDLIINSIIPQSSAKWVDVFCDQGAFTPEQSEAILRAGIAHGMLPRIHANQLTAGKGVEIAVGLGAASADHLSKSTDADIALLASSNTVATLLPGAEFSTHLESNLGRRFLDAGATVAIASDCNPGSSYTTSMPFCIAAAVSLLGFTVEEAVLAATLGGAKALRRDDIGQLAVGKRANLVLLDSPSYIHLAYRPGVNLVHSTYKSGRAVTSWQK from the coding sequence GTGAGCTCCGTAGCTTTCACAAATATTGCAACGCTTGTCACAAATGCTTCTCACGGCGATGGAACGTTAGGCGTTCTCAAGGGAGCCACTCTTGTTGTGGAAGATGGACTCATTGCAGCGATTACTCAAGGCAGACCATCCGGTGTTGACAATGAAATCGATTGTTCTGGAAAAACCCTTCTTCCAGGTTTTGTTGATTCACATTCCCATCTGATTTTTGCTGGAGATAGGGCCGAGGAATTCTCTGCACGTTCACGGGGTGAGAAATACACCGCTGGAGGAATAGCTTCGACAGTCGGCGCAACACGAGCAGCATCAGATTCAGATCTTGCACACAATGCCCAGCGCCTATTAAACGAAGCACTTTCTTCGGGAACTACCACTATCGAGATTAAATCTGGATACGGCCTCACGGCAGCAGATGAATCTCGTTCGATAGAAATAGCAAAGAGCTTTACCGATGAGACTACGTTGCTTGCAGCACATGTAATTCCTCAGGAGTATAAGCAAGATCCTGATGCTTACGTTGATCTGATCATTAACTCAATAATTCCCCAATCGAGCGCTAAGTGGGTCGACGTATTCTGCGATCAGGGGGCATTTACTCCTGAACAATCCGAGGCGATTCTTCGAGCAGGAATTGCTCATGGCATGTTGCCTCGCATTCACGCAAACCAACTCACCGCTGGCAAGGGCGTAGAAATCGCAGTTGGCCTTGGCGCAGCATCTGCAGATCACTTAAGTAAATCCACTGACGCGGACATTGCACTTCTTGCATCAAGCAATACGGTCGCCACTTTACTTCCGGGCGCTGAATTCTCAACACATCTTGAAAGCAACCTTGGGCGCAGATTCCTCGATGCGGGCGCGACAGTGGCTATTGCATCTGATTGCAATCCTGGGTCGAGCTATACAACGTCAATGCCCTTCTGTATCGCTGCCGCAGTAAGTCTCTTAGGTTTCACAGTAGAAGAAGCAGTTCTTGCAGCAACGCTTGGTGGCGCGAAAGCGCTTCGCAGAGATGACATTGGGCAACTAGCTGTTGGAAAGAGAGCGAACCTCGTTCTTCTCGATTCTCCAAGTTATATCCACCTTGCATATCGTCCAGGCGTAAATCTCGTTCACAGTACCTACAAATCAGGAAGAGCAGTGACATCATGGCAGAAGTAG
- the hutH gene encoding histidine ammonia-lyase, translated as MAEVVISTSGMTFSDVVAIARGNEKVTLSAQSVAAMQSSRDHVESLAASETPVYGISTGFGALANRHVSQELRTQLQRSLIRSHAAGVGDPVEREVVRALMALRLKTLASGKTGVRPVVAQTMADLLNAGITPLVREFGSLGCSGDLAPLAHCALVLMGEGEALDKNGVQRPVPELLAEAKISPVQLAEKEGLALINGTDGMLGMLVLAIEDLRMLVDSADVVAAMSVEGLLGTDRVFIPELHEPLRSHPGQATSAARMLATLKDSGIVASHLHNDDRVQDAYSLRCAPQVAGAVRDTIEYAATVALRELSAVIDNPVVLEDGRISSNGNFHGAPVAYVLDFLAIAVADLGSIAERRTDRALDKNRSAGLPPFLADDPGVDSGLMIAQYTQAALVSENKRLASPASVDSIPSSAMQEDHVSMGWSAARKLRKAVDNLSRIIAIELVAASRAIELRAPLTPSPVSAKIIGELRKSVAGPGPDRYLSPELVAATEFVMGGRVMSAIQ; from the coding sequence ATGGCAGAAGTAGTAATCTCAACATCAGGAATGACATTTAGCGATGTTGTTGCAATCGCCCGAGGAAATGAAAAAGTCACGCTCTCCGCGCAATCGGTCGCCGCTATGCAATCTTCACGTGATCATGTTGAAAGCCTTGCCGCCTCAGAAACACCTGTCTATGGAATTTCAACTGGCTTCGGTGCTCTAGCGAACCGACATGTTTCTCAAGAACTTCGTACCCAGCTCCAGCGCTCACTTATTCGTTCACATGCTGCAGGTGTTGGTGATCCTGTTGAACGAGAAGTTGTCCGTGCGCTGATGGCGCTTCGACTCAAGACTCTCGCATCAGGGAAAACCGGTGTTCGTCCCGTGGTTGCGCAAACGATGGCAGACCTTCTTAACGCAGGGATTACTCCCCTTGTTCGTGAATTCGGTTCTCTTGGATGCAGCGGTGATTTAGCACCTCTTGCACATTGCGCACTTGTATTGATGGGTGAAGGTGAAGCACTTGATAAGAACGGTGTACAACGCCCAGTACCAGAGCTACTTGCTGAAGCGAAGATTTCACCAGTTCAGTTGGCCGAGAAAGAGGGTCTGGCTCTCATCAACGGAACGGATGGCATGCTTGGCATGCTCGTTCTCGCAATTGAAGATTTGCGAATGCTGGTCGATTCAGCAGATGTTGTCGCTGCAATGAGCGTTGAAGGTTTGCTCGGAACTGACCGAGTCTTTATACCCGAGCTACATGAACCACTTCGTTCGCATCCTGGCCAAGCTACAAGTGCGGCCCGCATGCTTGCAACACTTAAAGACTCAGGAATTGTTGCCTCACATTTACATAACGATGACCGCGTACAAGATGCATACTCACTTCGCTGTGCACCTCAGGTTGCGGGCGCTGTTCGCGACACTATCGAATACGCAGCAACTGTCGCTCTTCGCGAACTTTCAGCGGTGATTGATAATCCCGTGGTTCTGGAAGATGGGAGAATTTCATCAAACGGAAACTTCCACGGTGCACCCGTTGCATATGTTCTCGATTTCTTGGCTATTGCAGTTGCCGATCTCGGCAGCATCGCTGAACGTCGCACAGATAGAGCTCTAGATAAGAACCGCAGCGCAGGGCTACCGCCGTTCCTTGCAGATGATCCTGGGGTCGATTCAGGTTTGATGATTGCGCAATACACACAAGCTGCTCTCGTCAGTGAGAACAAGCGCCTTGCATCTCCTGCAAGTGTTGATTCGATTCCATCTTCTGCAATGCAAGAAGATCATGTTTCGATGGGATGGTCAGCAGCCCGCAAGCTACGAAAAGCAGTCGACAATCTCAGCCGAATTATCGCTATCGAGTTAGTGGCAGCATCTCGCGCTATAGAACTTCGTGCTCCGCTAACTCCAAGTCCAGTTTCAGCCAAGATTATTGGCGAACTACGAAAGAGCGTTGCAGGACCTGGCCCTGATCGCTATCTCTCCCCTGAACTAGTTGCAGCTACAGAGTTTGTTATGGGCGGAAGAGTTATGAGTGCGATTCAATAA